The Labrus mixtus chromosome 16, fLabMix1.1, whole genome shotgun sequence genome window below encodes:
- the cdca8 gene encoding borealin — protein MAPRKRTTRQRKNNPKTAKLEAFLEDFDSEVNTRVIRMKEKINQLLKDVDNSYNMALIKLPKAIRQTSWLEHFKPEKPKSPEVDNTKRDEEAAIVESVVAKDHAALLKSAKQKTKKKGASSSEDENTPSTTKRGRPAKKPPTTSKRAKALSVSKQNSSIRRSNRKPMVTPARSVLDSSLMMGPTPLVTPRFDPRLPKTPAVRVPRHKERVYSISVNGSPIASGNEDIVINVPIGNGESIQLLASQMDSVDLSLLDETALRSIRLLKNRLTTLCETPE, from the exons ATGGCTCCCAGGAAAAGAACCACCAGACAGCGGAAGAACAACCCAAAGACGGCCAAGCTGGAAGCTTTCCTGGAGGATTTCGACAGCGAGG TGAATACCAGAGTCATACGAATGAAAGAGAAGATCAACCAGCTTTTGAAAGATGTGGACAACAGCTACAACATGGCGCTGATTAAGCTCCCGAAGGCCATCAGACAAACATCGTGGCTAGAACATTTCA AGCCTGAGAAACCCAAGTCACCAGAAGTTGATAATACAAAG AGAGATGAGGAAGCTGCTATTGTTGAGAGTGTTGTAGCTAAGGACCACGCAGCTCTTCTGAAATCTGCCAAACAAA agacaaagaagaaaGGTGCGTCCAGTTCAGAGGATGAAAACACCCCGAGCACCACCAAGAGG GGAAGACCAGCGAAGAAACCTCCGACTACCTCAAAAAGAGCGAAAGCGCTGTCTGTCAGCAAGCAGAACAGCTCCATCAGACG ATCTAACAGGAAGCCGATGGTCACTCCTGCCAGGAGTGTGCTGGATTCCTCTTTGATGATGGGACCTACACCCCTCGTCACCCCACGCTTTGACCCGAG GCTGCCTAAGACCCCCGCTGTGAGAGTTCCCCGCCACAAAGAGAGGGTCTACAGCATCTCAGTCAACGGCTCTCCCATCGCGTCAGGAAACGAGGACATTGTCATCAACGTTCCCATCGGCAACGGAGAG AGCATTCAGCTTTTGGCCAGTCAGATGGACTCAGTGGATCTGTCACTGCTGGATGAGACCGCTCTGAGGAGCATCCGCCTGCTGAAG AATCGCCTCACAACCCTGTGTGAAACGCCAGAGTGA
- the cldn35 gene encoding claudin-4, protein MVNTGMQLISFTCAVTGWIMAIAVTALPQWKVSAFIGSNILTSEIKWEGIWMNCIYQTTGHMQCKTYDSMLALPPDIQAARALMCLAIFMGWLSCTVSCCGMKCTTCAGDDRRAKAGIALSGGVLFILTGLCVLIPVSWTANTVVKDFYNPNVPLMHKRELGQAIYLGWASAVILMISGAVLSSTCPLMERGGRYRRGYIGRSFANSPPSAPDPPKPITSNSLPLKEYV, encoded by the coding sequence ATGGTGAACACGGGCATGCAGCTGATCAGCTTCACCTGCGCGGTGACCGGCTGGATCATGGCGATCGCCGTCACCGCTCTGCCTCAGTGGAAGGTCTCGGCCTTCATCGGCAGCAACATCCTCACCTCGGAGATCAAGTGGGAGGGCATCTGGATGAACTGCATCTACCAGACCACGGGTCACATGCAGTGCAAGACGTATGACTCCATGCTGGCCCTGCCTCCGGACATCCAGGCCGCCCGCGCCCTCATGTGCCTCGCCATCTTCATGGGCTGGCTCTCCTGCACCGTGTCCTGCTGCGGCATGAAGTGCACCACCTGCGCCGGGGACGACCGCCGAGCCAAGGCCGGCATCGCGCTCTCCGGCGGCGTTCTCTTCATCCTGACCGGCCTGTGCGTGCTCATTCCCGTTTCCTGGACTGCCAACACTGTGGTCAAGGATTTCTACAACCCCAACGTGCCCCTCATGCACAAACGGGAGCTGGGTCAGGCCATTTATCTGGGCTGGGCGTCCGCTGTTATCCTCATGATCAGCGGGGCTGTGCTGAGCAGCACCTGCCCCCTCATGGAGCGAGGGGGCCGGTATCGCAGGGGCTACATAGGCCGGAGCTTTGCTAATTCACCTCCTTCAGCGCCGGATCCGCCTAAACCCATCACATCCAACAGTCTACCCTTAAAGGAGTACgtatag
- the airim gene encoding AFG2-interacting ribosome maturation factor, with protein sequence MSKPALLSLHEALRKSFHSLENNQRLWRSVLTECSPLMESLGNLSEQSRALSNVQISNTPLRDFPDLQERLTFKLLQATDTVLLKLNEKMSSLQSVRDSVSNQVSAVLQLYEQNSDSLDLLTVTERSATAPSVSDMLGWLQDAERHYRQQFLRRKTLLQTLRAEDLSVLEDAPKRWKSMESSSAEDGITDTLCKVSFFVESQ encoded by the exons ATGTCCAAACCTGCACTACTTTCTCTTCATGAAGCTCTGAGGAAAAGCTTCCACAGTCTTGAAAACAACCAGAGGTTATGGAGGAGCGTGTTGACCGAGTGCAGCCCTCTCATGGAGTCTCTCGGGAACTTGTCAGAGCAGTCGAGGGCTCTCTCCAACGTCCAGATCTCCAACACGCCGCTCAGAGACTTCCCTGACCTGCAGGAGAGGCTCACATTTAAACTTCTGCAAGCCACGGATACTGTCCTCCTCAAACTCAACGAGAAGAT GTCTTCTCTCCAGTCAGTCAGAGACTCCGTCAGTAACCAGGTCTCTGCAGTCCTCCAGCTTTACGAGCAGAACTCAGACAGTCTGGACCTGCTCACGGTTACTGAACGCTCTGCCACCGCCCCGTCGGTCTCTGACATGCTGGGGTGGCTGCAGGATGCCGAGCGTCACTATCGACAGCA ATTTCTGAGGAGGAAGACTCTGCTGCAGACACTCAGAGCAGAAGATCTCTCCGTGTTAGAAGACGCTCCCAAAAGATGGAAATCCATGGAGTCGTCCAGTGCTGAAGACGGAATCACAG ATACGCTCTGCAAAGTGTCCTTTTTTGTTGAGTCCCAATGA